AAATGCCGTGTTCGAAAAGCTCACGTACCGCGGACTGCCCGCACAGGCACTGGCCGTTTTTCCGTTACAAAACCACGCACTGGCAGCCATTCATTTGCCCGCAAATCCACTGGTTCTGGTGGTGGAGGCCATTGAAAAACCGGGTAACCTCGGGGCTTTGCTTCGCACTGCCGACGCCGCAGGGGTACACGCCGTGCTGGTGTGCGACCCCAATGTGGATGTATTGAATCCCAACGTGGTGCGGTCGAGCGTGGGTGCCTTGTTTACTGTGCCCTTGGCTGTGGCAGGCACCGAAGAGGCCATTGCCTGGCTCAAGGCCCAACACATCGCCATTTACACCACCCACCTGGAGGCAGCCCGGCCCTATTACCACGCAGATTTTAAATCGGGCGCCGCGCTGGTGGTGGGCACCGAAGCCACGGGGGTTTCGCAGGCATGGGTGGAGGCTGCAGAGGCCAATATCATCATTCCCATGTACGGCACCATCGATTCGCTCAACGTGTCGAACGCAGCGGCCATCGTGCTTTTTGAAGCGGTGCGGCAAAGAAAATCAGGATAGGCCCAAACCAGCGAAAAGGAATTTGCATCTTTACGGCAAACAATTACCATGGATCTCAATCTCTCCGGAAAACGCGCGCTGGTTGCGGGCAGCACACAGGGCATCGGCAAGGCGTCGGCCATTGAAATAGCTGGTTTGGGCGCCGGTGTGACCCTCATTGCCCGAAACGAAGAAAAACTGCGCAAGGTGCTCGATTTGCTGCCTAAAACCAAAGGGCAGGTTCACGATTACATCGTGGCCGATTTTTCGAAACCCGACCAATTGCGGTCGCGTGTGCTCGATTACCTCTCGCGCGGCAACAGCTTTCAGATTCTGCTCAACAATACCGGTGGCCCTCCCGGCGGACCTGCCATCGATGCGAAACTGGACGAGTTTCAACAGGCATTTTCCAACCACCTTTTGTGCAACCACATTTTGGTTCAGGCTGTGGTGCCGGGTATGAAAGAGGCTTCATACGGACGCATCATCAACATTATTTCCACTTCGGTAAAGCAGCCGCTGCCGGGTCTTGGCGTGTCGAACACCATTCGCGGAGCGGTGGCCAATTGGGCCAAAACACTGGCCAATGAGTTGGGGCAATTCAACATTACGGTGAACAATGTTTTACCCGGTGCCACCATGACCTCGCGCCTTGAGAGCATCATCTCAACCAAAAGTGAAAGTTTGGGCCTCGACAAAGAGCAGGTGCTGAAGCAAATGGCACAGGCCGTGCCGATGAAACGCGTGGCACAGGCCCATGAAATTGCGGCAGCGGTAGCATTTCTGGCTTCACCGGCCGCCAGTTACATCAATGGCATCAACGTGCCGGTTGACGGCGGACGAACCACTTCGTTGTAGGGCTTACTCACTGTCAACAAGCAGCTTAAAGCCGCGGCCGTGTACGTTTACAATTTCAATGTTGGGGTCCTTTGAAAGGTGTTTGCGCAGTTTGGCGATGTACACATCCATGCTGCGCCCCTTAAAGTAATCGTCGTCACCCCAAATGGCGTTCAGGGCAAAGTTGCGCTCCATCACTCCGTTCAGGCTTTTGCACAGCAGGTTGAGCAGTTCGTTTTCCTTGGTGGTGAGTTTAATTTCTTCACCGTTAATGGAAAGCCGCTGGTTCAGGTAGTTAAAGTGGTAAAGACCAATCTGGTATTCCTGGGTTTCTTCCTCTTCCTGGTGATTGCCTGTACGGCGAAGAATGGCGTTGATTCGCACCAGCAGCTCTTCCATGCTGAAGGGCTTTGTCACGTAATCATCGGCGCCAATCTCAAAGCCTTTGAGTGTATCTTCCTTCATGGATTTGGCGGTGAGAAAAAGAATGGGCACCTCTTTATTCACGTTCCGGATTTCCCGGGCAAGTGTAAATCCGTCCTTGAGCGGCATCATCACATCGAGGATGATAAAATCAAAAGTTTGCTGCGAAAACGCCTTCAAGCCTTGATCGCCGTCTTTGCAAAGTGTTACTCCAAAGCCCTTGGCCTCAAGGTACTCACTCA
Above is a window of Cryomorphaceae bacterium DNA encoding:
- a CDS encoding DNA-binding response regulator: MSQKNKTRVLLAEDDPNLGSLLSEYLEAKGFGVTLCKDGDQGLKAFSQQTFDFIILDVMMPLKDGFTLAREIRNVNKEVPILFLTAKSMKEDTLKGFEIGADDYVTKPFSMEELLVRINAILRRTGNHQEEEETQEYQIGLYHFNYLNQRLSINGEEIKLTTKENELLNLLCKSLNGVMERNFALNAIWGDDDYFKGRSMDVYIAKLRKHLSKDPNIEIVNVHGRGFKLLVDSE
- a CDS encoding RNA methyltransferase; protein product: MHPVISSAQNPKVKQVLALDKARERKKQKRFVVEGLREMSHAMKAGLQPVQVFYPAQDGECLRHLTALLSDVSVLIPVENAVFEKLTYRGLPAQALAVFPLQNHALAAIHLPANPLVLVVEAIEKPGNLGALLRTADAAGVHAVLVCDPNVDVLNPNVVRSSVGALFTVPLAVAGTEEAIAWLKAQHIAIYTTHLEAARPYYHADFKSGAALVVGTEATGVSQAWVEAAEANIIIPMYGTIDSLNVSNAAAIVLFEAVRQRKSG
- a CDS encoding SDR family oxidoreductase — encoded protein: MDLNLSGKRALVAGSTQGIGKASAIEIAGLGAGVTLIARNEEKLRKVLDLLPKTKGQVHDYIVADFSKPDQLRSRVLDYLSRGNSFQILLNNTGGPPGGPAIDAKLDEFQQAFSNHLLCNHILVQAVVPGMKEASYGRIINIISTSVKQPLPGLGVSNTIRGAVANWAKTLANELGQFNITVNNVLPGATMTSRLESIISTKSESLGLDKEQVLKQMAQAVPMKRVAQAHEIAAAVAFLASPAASYINGINVPVDGGRTTSL